A window of Selenomonas ruminantium subsp. lactilytica TAM6421 contains these coding sequences:
- a CDS encoding DEAD/DEAH box helicase, with amino-acid sequence MQAREKFLSQWEKVQSIQKHLEENCKAVADFYHLSKLVKDSQDRVDKLHHSAEQWKRENYAVIRSWEIANTKLSRIMDLREAYQYEGLIFKHRCKNEHNERIDKLIATIENESDDKRDILLLEEWCGYIESRKQEILQSISAWNNKKYHRLKILFWHIEKNREFNHFIDEYVEYLGKELVELEKQREEVLNLQEKIEHAKAELKDCENEYIKQKKMVESIKAEKISCFDDDYMDALLSDDTKISTKAQVGNPWFTDAYNRAREELFWLAMQVHKEFLLSSKCCRDNLINLMLIWDVFKENNDRITYHVTDRKMAMPALLQTLSLLVPVISTTFAAVGRFLRDVEVPGTFGTLIVDEAGQAEPQMALGALFRARKAIVVGDPKQVEPVVTDELDLLKSTYTEDLYRGYIDKSISVQKFADTINGWGTYLNNEEEHEKREWIGCPLLVHRRCINPMYEISNQISYGGIMKKQTAEPSEDKMAGFLYSKSCWFDIAGSEKGNKDHFVQRQGEHIVEMMRQAFQKSQNPNIYIISPFNSVVNGVNLLLKNRLSTVKNISEWCDNNIGTVHKFQGKEADEVIFVLGCDSSPQADGAVNWVNSNIVNVAVTRAKYRLYVVGDRKVWKKSYWVRKMMNIMEKKGVE; translated from the coding sequence TTGCAGGCAAGAGAGAAATTTTTATCACAATGGGAAAAAGTGCAGAGCATACAAAAACACCTGGAGGAAAACTGCAAGGCTGTTGCTGATTTTTATCATTTGTCCAAACTGGTTAAGGATTCTCAGGATAGAGTGGATAAACTACATCATAGTGCAGAGCAATGGAAAAGAGAGAATTATGCTGTTATTCGTAGCTGGGAGATTGCAAATACTAAGTTATCAAGAATCATGGATTTGCGAGAGGCTTATCAGTATGAAGGCCTAATTTTTAAGCATAGGTGTAAAAATGAACATAATGAACGTATTGATAAATTGATTGCAACTATTGAAAATGAGTCTGATGACAAAAGAGATATACTTTTATTAGAAGAATGGTGTGGATATATTGAGAGTCGCAAGCAGGAAATTTTACAGTCAATATCGGCTTGGAATAATAAGAAGTATCATAGACTTAAAATATTATTTTGGCATATAGAGAAGAATAGAGAATTTAATCACTTTATTGATGAATATGTAGAATATTTGGGGAAAGAACTTGTCGAATTGGAAAAGCAGCGTGAGGAAGTGCTTAACTTACAAGAAAAAATCGAACATGCGAAAGCAGAATTAAAAGACTGTGAAAATGAGTATATTAAACAGAAAAAAATGGTGGAAAGCATAAAAGCAGAGAAGATTTCTTGTTTTGATGATGATTATATGGATGCGCTATTGTCTGATGACACAAAGATCAGCACAAAAGCGCAAGTAGGTAATCCTTGGTTTACCGATGCATATAATCGCGCGCGTGAAGAGCTTTTCTGGCTGGCCATGCAGGTACATAAAGAATTTTTGCTATCATCAAAATGTTGTCGTGATAATCTGATAAACTTAATGTTAATATGGGATGTTTTCAAAGAGAATAATGATCGTATTACATATCATGTTACTGACCGCAAGATGGCTATGCCTGCCTTACTACAAACTTTGAGCTTGCTGGTGCCTGTCATTTCCACAACGTTTGCTGCTGTTGGCCGTTTCCTGCGTGATGTTGAAGTACCAGGTACTTTTGGTACATTGATTGTAGATGAAGCAGGTCAGGCTGAACCGCAGATGGCGCTGGGGGCTTTGTTTCGTGCTCGGAAGGCGATTGTTGTAGGAGACCCCAAGCAGGTAGAGCCGGTAGTCACAGATGAATTAGATTTGCTGAAATCTACATATACGGAAGATTTATACAGAGGATACATTGACAAGAGCATTTCTGTGCAGAAATTTGCGGATACTATCAATGGATGGGGGACATACCTAAATAATGAGGAGGAACACGAAAAGAGAGAATGGATAGGATGTCCACTCTTAGTACATCGCCGGTGTATCAATCCAATGTATGAAATTTCCAATCAAATATCATATGGTGGAATAATGAAGAAGCAAACGGCAGAGCCAAGTGAGGATAAAATGGCGGGCTTTTTGTATTCCAAGTCCTGTTGGTTTGATATTGCAGGAAGTGAAAAAGGCAATAAAGATCATTTCGTGCAAAGACAGGGTGAACATATTGTTGAAATGATGCGACAAGCCTTTCAAAAGTCGCAAAATCCCAATATCTATATCATAAGCCCATTTAACTCTGTAGTTAATGGAGTTAACCTGTTGTTAAAAAACAGATTATCAACGGTGAAAAATATCAGTGAGTGGTGCGATAACAATATTGGCACGGTTCATAAATTTCAAGGTAAGGAGGCTGATGAAGTCATATTTGTACTAGGGTGTGATAGTTCTCCACAAGCAGACGGAGCAGTTAATTGGGTGAATAGTAATATTGTTAATGTTGCTGTTACAAGGGCAAAGTATCGGTTGTATGTGGTGGGAGATAGGAAAGTCTGGAAGAAATCTTATTGGGTAAGGAAAATGATGAATATAATGGAGAAGAAGGGAGTGGAATGA
- a CDS encoding DUF3990 domain-containing protein, translating to MKLYHGTDLFSAEQILQKGIDISAGRKGLDFGTGFYVTPRLTQAIIWAKGTLAPCVLSMELDEDGLIIKGFDKPNKEWAEFVVRNRLRLPVCVDYDCVYGPMADYGVSRMYAKYMANKLTVEQAIEKVRQDTNGWQWVVLTERAVKNVHDIRKVEI from the coding sequence ATGAAGCTATATCATGGTACAGATTTGTTCAGTGCGGAACAGATTCTGCAAAAGGGCATTGACATTTCAGCAGGGCGCAAAGGGTTGGATTTTGGTACAGGGTTCTATGTTACGCCTAGATTGACACAAGCAATAATCTGGGCCAAGGGAACGCTTGCTCCTTGTGTATTGAGTATGGAATTAGACGAAGACGGGTTGATAATCAAGGGATTTGATAAGCCAAACAAGGAGTGGGCTGAGTTCGTGGTAAGAAATCGGCTTAGGCTGCCTGTCTGCGTGGACTATGATTGTGTATATGGACCAATGGCTGACTATGGAGTGTCACGGATGTATGCCAAATATATGGCTAATAAATTGACTGTTGAGCAGGCAATAGAAAAAGTTCGGCAGGATACCAATGGTTGGCAGTGGGTTGTGCTTACAGAAAGAGCAGTAAAAAATGTCCATGACATTAGAAAGGTGGAGATTTGA